A region of the Corvus moneduloides isolate bCorMon1 chromosome 26, bCorMon1.pri, whole genome shotgun sequence genome:
tttggccaaaccggcacagtATGTGATCTATTTTGGGGCCAGGCACTGCCTAGGAAATTAGGAGCTGTAATCTGCTGATGCCAGCAGAGCATTCCAGTGTCTCATTGCAGTCAGATTTATAGCAGGCACCTGGGAGATGCAGCTTAGTTGAAAGCTAAACTAGAAAACAATTACAGGGACATTCCCTCTGTGAAAGGGTTGTTGCTTGATCATTCCACCTGCTTGGCAGTGCTCTCTGGCAGGTTTGCTATATATAGGTATGACAGGTAGCTGCAGCAATTGTGCTTGTGCCACTGAACTCATCAACTctttaatttcttgtcttttgCTGCCTGTGTAGCTGCAAGAGAGCCCAACTCCCAAATTCAGAGATGGATTAGCAGGCCTGTGGCTACATTAGCAAGCAGCTTGAACAGCTTTCTCTGACATAGAACAATACTTTCTCTGACATAGAGAGGCAGCATTTTCAGAAGGAACAGAATTAGTGAGGCAGAGCTTCCCTGGCTGCCTTGAGAGGAGCATGTAGAAGTCAGCTGACTTATTTACATTTGGAGAGACTGTAGGGCATAAAAAGAGGTGCAGCCAGCTAATACTTAAACACCTGGAAACAGGAGGTCTGGTTGGGCTGACATTCCCTGGCCACTGCTTGGTACAGAAAGTTTTGGTGACAGACCCTCATTTCTCCTTAGCCAAGCACTGGGCTAAATCAGTGACCAAAGTATGAGCAAGAGCAGAACTCCTAAGTGATGGCATTGCAAATTGTGTTTATTCCTGGGTTTGTTAGAAttcaaacccccaaaaccttAACATGGATGAGAGTTGAAGGCATAAAATTAGTTTTCATAGAAAGCATTTGTAACCCAAAGCATCAGACCCACATGGCACAACTGTCTACAGCAGCTGTGTGGTTGAATGGAAAAATGTTTGTCTTTCGAAATGCTCAGtgtcctttttttctcattctcattACATGCATTTATGAAGCTTTTTATTCCCTGTGTTGAGAAACATTTATCCTTTTGTTACAGAATCCGTGGTTCCGGAAGTCCCGTTTTAAAGGAGGGAAAGGCAAGAAGCTGAATATTGGTGGTGGAGGCTTGGGATACCGCGAACGCCCCGGGCTGGGCTCAGAAAATACCGTAAGTAGAGATGCTGAGGAGGTTGTTCACAGATTCTTGGAACTTTTTCACTTAGTGATTAAAGATgattctttaatttaaaaaatcttggtACTGGATTACAGTGTCTGCTTTAAAAGTTCTCATAGCTCAGCATCTTTCAGAGTTAGGATCAGATATGTCAAATGAAAGTCTCCTGTGCTGTTCTCTTGtcaagagctgcttttttttagAGCCAGCGTGATCCAGAAGGTTTGGAGATTCCTCATAGACTgtcactgtaaaataaatactaataaatTACTTCAAAAGCCATTTCCAGGCTGATtcttggcagaaaaaaaatggagcaaaCTGTTCCACTGCTCAGGGCTCTCCAGAAGTCTGTCATCCTTAGTGGATGTATTTCCTTGAGTGCAGGGACAGGATAGATTTGGGGAGTGGTTGAATTGAGCGTGCCTGTGTGGGATAAACCTCTGCAGTTGCCCTTTGTGGTTTTGCGCAGGACCGTGGAAACAACAACAGTGTGATGAGCAACTACGAGGCCTACAAGCCATCCACGGGGGCCATGGGGGACAGGCTGACAGCAATGAAAGCAGCTTTCCAGGTTGGTTCCATGCTTGGATTCTTCTCTGCCCTGAAAATGCAGCAGCCCTGTTATTTCAGGGAAGTTGAGTGTGGTGGTTGTGGCTGTGTCACTTGGAGCACACTCAGCATTGCAGTCCTGAGTGGTGGAATTAGGTGCAGGCTGGACCGAACACGTTTGCACAAATTTGCCaaactttctttgttttctgctgcctctttgttctttttcctttctggattctgcacctgggctTGATTCTGTTGAGGTTGCTTAGCAGCAATAATGTAATTGCAAGCGAAAGGGGAAACAGAAGCTTTGTCTCTTCAGTGTAAAAATTAACCCCTCAATGTAAGAATTCCCTTGTCCCTGTGGTCTGGGAGGAGGTGCCCGTTACTGGGTGTCCATAAGCACAGCAAGAATGTAATCACTCCAAGACTGACTTTTTCTAGGAACTCTGTTTCCCAAAATCCAAGGTGGGCTTGTGAACGCACCGTGACTCCGTGTTCTGTggggcagcacagagccaaacctgctctcttttgtctctccctttcctgcagTCCCAGTACAAGAGTCACTTTGTTGCTGCAAGTTTAAATAACCAAAAGActgggagctctgctgctggtgccagcgGCTGGACCAGCGCTGGGAGCCTGAACTCCGTCCCGACGAGTTCAGCGCAGCAAAACGCTGCCAACCCCGAGAGCCCCATCGCGGCCATGGTGGCAGCAAAGGGTGTCCCGGGCTTCACCAGCACCGGCAATCTGAGCAGCGTTCCCACCTTCCCGAGTGCCGGAGCACAGGGCTTCAACAACACAAACACCAGCACCAACAGTCGAGAAGGCGGCGGCGGCGTTGGTGGCGTTGTCAGAGAACGGTACAACGACAACCGGCCCAGTCGCCACGGCGAGGCCCCGCGGCGTGGGGAGGGCGGTGGCCGCGCAGAGGGTGGCGGCCGCTACAACGACGTCCAGCGCTACAACGACGTCCAACGCCACGGTGAAGGTGGCGGCCGCCACAGTGACCCCTCCCGGCACGGTGACGGCCGCCACGGGGACGTCCATCGCCACAGCGAGGGCCGGCACTTCACCGACTTCCCGGGCGGCGGGAACCGCAACAACGGCgacagcaggaacagcactgAAGGGAGGAACAGCGAGAGCAGGAATGGAGAGAACAGGAAGGATGCCAACAGCCGGGACAAGACAGATGGTTTTGCTGTCCCAGAGCCCCCAAAACGGAAGAAGAGCCGGTGGGACAGTTAAAAGCTGGGGGTTCACAGCCTGGAATCTCTGCAGGTAGTGTTGTCTTTTTCCAGAGGATTTCTTGGGGTTTCTGGTAACTGGTTGTtgagcagctggggcaggagaaggaaacCATGAGAACCCCCATGCAAGTTCATCTGCGGACAGATTCACCTGAATGAAATGCACACAACATCTAGTGAAAGAAATCATTTTGATAAAGTTCCCTGGGTTCTGGGTTTGAAATATTCAGTGCTCGAGTGACTCTGCTGGATTTAAACAGATCTTCTTGACAAAAAGAAGCTGTTCCACATCCTTGGAACGTTAAGAAACTGTTGTCCATAGAAGTATAAATTAGTCTTTTCTTAACCAGCGTTCACATTTACAAACCAGTCCAGTCCACCTAGAGATGCTCAGGACCTGCCTGTTAGACATTAATCTTGCAGCAGTTTGGTCAGTATGGTGAGttcttcccccctctccttttCACATATTCTCCCTAAATAATTTGGCCTCCACGTTGCCCTTACCTCTGTCCCCATCACCTAAGAATGCATCAATTTGCTTTGCTGAAGGTGGGGCAGAgcaagttgattttttttcttattttttttttttttttttttttttttttttttttggtgtgtgtggaGCTGTTCAAGGGATCCTTCTCCAGCTCAGCAAATCACAAATTCACTTGTAGTGTAGGTTGGACTCCCTGGCTTGTTTGTGGTCAGTACTTTTAATTCCAACCCCATTGCccagatatttcttttcttttgaagaacCTCCTATTTCCTAATATCCCTCATTCTGGTGGAAGCCTGCATAGCAAACCTGTCTCTCTGCTGTGCCTATGCACCCTCTGTTCTGAGAGGGTTGAGTGctttcttcaaattaaaaacaaaaaagggaaaacaatcaCCACAACAATCAGAGGTTGGAGCCCCCAGCAAGTGTGGTTAAAGGAAGAGGCTTCACTCAGAAATTCAGGGATCTGTTACTCAGAAGCCTTTAGGGAGAACccagaaaaaattaatgaaaaacagCTCCAATCTGGCCCTGTATTGGACACATGTAGTAAATCTATAAAATCTTGCTTGCCCATTTTTAACTCGTCATGTGTATTACccattttttaactttttttttttcttgccacaAGGTAGAGAAGAACTTTTCAGTTGGAACATGTCAGCACCCACCGCTGGCTTGTTTCCACTGGAAGAAGTACCAGAAGCTGTCAGGGTTTTGTGACATTGTGATGTTTTCTTTATCAGCTGTGCATTTACTTTCTGCTTGCTCTAGTAAATGTTTTATTACTGGTACAAATATATTCAGTGTGTGCTTTTTATTCTCCACTTCCTTTGGCTGCCCTGGTGTGCAGATGGAGAACTGACTGACTGGAGATTTGACTGTGTCTCTCTCACCAGAGGTTGTGGATTGTAGTTGATAAAAGACTTCCTGTGGTTTTTCTTAGTATCTTTCACCCCAAAATGTTTCACGAACCCTGCTTTAGCTTCAAGGCCTCCTGGGAAATagattttcctctgctttataAGAGGAAAGGATAGAGCCCAGGGCATAGGACTCATCCCAGCTTTTTGTGGGGTCATGGGCAGACCTGGAAAGAGAACTCAGCAACAGTCCCGAGATCTGACTGACACCTGAACTGGCTTCAGTTAAGACACCAAGTGATTATTTGGGCCCCCTCAGAAATCAGCTCTAATCTGTtggagtttttaaaaagagtttcCAGAATTCGCTCCCCACAGTCTGGGCAGGAATCATTGCCCTGGCTTGAGCTCTGCACGTTTGGTGTGAAGACAGGGGTGGTTCAGGGCAGACTGGCAGGGCTTCACAAGCTGTTGTGTTCCCCTTCTCACCCTGAAGGTTCATCAGTCTGCAATTAAAGATTGGAGTTTCAAAACAAATTGTAAAAATATCCCCACAGTCTGAGCTGCcatctgctccctcccttcccggATCCCAGCTCGCTGCCACTGGGAACCAGCCCCATGTGAGGCATATGCTGGGGGTTCTCCCCTTTTTAAcacttccctctgctctttgtAGAATTATTGAAATTCCTCACCCCTCTCCCAGCTACCGGGAGCCTCTTGGGCAGAGAGTGAGTAAATACTGATAAGTGACAGGGAGCCACAAATGTCAGCTTGCAGGGCTGTGCGAGGTCCATGGGAGGGTTGGTTCCATCCCCATGGAACAAGGGAGCAGTGTGAGCAGCATTCCAGCTGCCCTGAGAGGGGATCTGTCCCTGTagtggcagctgtgctggtgtctTCCAAAGAGACAAATTCCTTCCAggagatgattaaaaaaatgtgaatcCTGGAGCCCTTCCCTCCTCTGACATGGCTCCTGGTTGTTTGTCCCTCCAGTTCCCTGTGACTCCCTTTCCACCTTAGTgtttcacagaattatttacCTGTTCCCTGACACTGTCTTTAGCATGAAATTGCTGCCTTGAGGAACTGTGTAGGAAAAAGATGCTCCATGCTACCACCAACATGCTGTTTAATTCATTTGCCATCTACACCAGCTCCTTGGGAATGCCTTTTCCCTCAGGCGAGGAGCTTTCCCagccagtgcagagcagtgggcagggggatgctggggctgcctgtcgctggcagggagagcagacCTGGCTGGGAACGGGGCCGGGGTTCCAGCCTTTCCccccactgctgctctccagccactgGCCGCTGGCTCCGTGATAGAATACAAGGATGGACACAAGCCAGACAGACTATTCACTTCTTAGCCTGCAATGAGATGACACGGCCACGACTGTTGCATGCAGGGGCCTGTGTGTTAATGGATGAAGTGTTAGGGGTCCAGGTATTCCCTGCACCCTTCCAGGCCACAAAGTTTGTCCTGCCTCCCTCAGCccaccctgtcccagtgcctcctgCTCTGATTTGTGGTTGTGTGTTGCTGTTCATGCCACCCGTGAGCTGCAGAGGATGCAAGGGAGGGCAGGgtgagctgcagagcagctccacgGGCACTCAGTGCTCCCCCAGGCCGGACAAGGCCGGAGCTGGTTCTGGGTAGGGGAGTCCGAGGGGATGGGCTTTAATGCCCTGGAGAAGTCACCTCCCACTTGTGGGGTAGGAGTGAGCACGGAGGTGTTTCCTGGTGAAGACTCAAGGCTTTGCATGCACAGACATCATATCAGTCACTTGCACGTGGAGGAGAATGAGGTTTTATGGCTTGTTTTTGGGCCAGGGGAAAGGAGGAGCGAGAGCACCTGATCCTTTTGTACACTGGCTCTGACGgaaagggagctgggctgttccagctgctgtACCAACCCTGGCCCTCCATGCAAGTGTCAGCAGAGCCCGAAGCGTGAGGATCAGCATCTTTCCGGGCACATCTGGATGCCGAGGTGGGAGATGCACCCTCCTTTTCACAGCACCGTTTCCAGCTCCTTGTCGGGCTTGGGGTGACACTGAGTCGGGTCTGTCAGATCCATCGTGTTTTCCCCCCGGGGTTTCTGGCTCATTTCCtgggcggggcagggcaggagctggtcCGAGGCGCCGGAGCTGGGGATGTAtccgggcgggcggggccgggccgggagcagcagcccccgggtgccccccgctccccgccccgccaGGCTCGTGCTGCAGCTTTGGGGGGCCTGGGACCCCGGCCCGGcgcagcagcagctcccggggCGCGCCTGCTGCCCCAAGTCCAGCGCCAGGAGCCTCCGGAAATGGGCCTTCTTGATCTCGGCCTGCACCTGAGtgagcagaggggctgctgttcccagagacagcaaaacaaccttccctccccttcctgctttcccttccctttcccctgcccttttcccttacctccctttttcctttccctttctttttttccctccatatCCTACTGAGAGGGATGAATCCAAGCTTTTTGCTCTGGTTATCacagcctggggctgcaggtTTGCCTTCCCTGACCCTGAAGGGACTGGAACAGGGAGCTCAGCCCCTCGCTCTTCCCACTTACCTCCCCATTGCAAAAGCAGTAGATAAAAGCCACAAAGAAACCCTGCCAAGAGACCAAAAGAGGTGGAGTTTGAGGTCCCGGAGCCTCCCTGGATGAACATCCCTCAATGCTCAGAGCAGTCCCGTGTCAACACACCTGGGAGGAGTTAAAGAGCATCTCGTAGTGCATCTGAATCTGCCACAGGAGCCCGGAGACCTCGGTGTAGGGCATGGCCATGAACACCACGTAGTGGACTCCGAAAAGCGGCATCAGCACCAGCGTGGACTTGAGCAGCTTCCTGAAAGGAGAAATCCTGGAGCTGTTACCCAGGACCCGCtgggcagcccccggcccctGCAGTGTCCAGgctggaggtgggagcaggaagAGCTCGGAACTCCAGAGCCAGGCTTCAATCCAGCGGAGCTGCCAGAAGCACTGGCTGCCAGTGTCCTGCCACCCTTCCTCACTCCTTCAGCCCTACCCACACCTCTGCTCCTTATTCACAACCTCTGGGAGCCATCCTGGCTGAACAGGCAGGACATGAGGGTGTGGGGCTGCCAGCACTTGCCTGTACTGCTGCCGGGGGTCCAGCTTGCCCGTGGTGGTCTCCCAGAGCTTGGAGGCCAACACCCGGACGATgttgaggaagaggaaaaagttcACCTGCCAACAGACACCCACTGTGGTGATGGTGCTCACAGTGACCTGGGGTCTGCCTGAGGAGCCATCAGGGACACAGACAGGCAACTctggtgcaggcagggacaTGGCAGCGATGCTGTGGTCAGAGCAGGAGGGACCAGAGCCCCTGGATCCCTCTGGGCCCTCCCTGGGTGCCCAAGTGGCCAGGACAAAACTCCAGTGACCACAAGCAAACAGCTCTGGTCTCTATCAATCCTCTTTCCCCAAAAGGAATTGGGAGGCTTATCCACAGGATTCTTACCACAACAGCAGCCAGGATGGGGACCTGATAAATCCACTTCATGTTCCCCGCACTGAGGTCCCAGCACCTGAGAAGACCAGTAAAGAAACTCCTTGGAGAAACCTGATGTCACTGGGAAGGTAAATTGCCAGCTGATGGCTCCCTGTACCCCCAGCCACCATCTCCTACCCTTCACCCCTTTGGTGGGCTTTGTGTAAATCTTGAGCCCTAGCTACAAGCATTTGTAACTGTCATGGTGGGGCAAAGCAGGTTTAAATAAGCATTAATGTTCCTGAGGGCTCCTTGGCCACCTCATCCCAAACTCCTGCTGTTCAAGTGGTGgcctttctccttttaaaatgcCTCACTCCAGAATGTGCCCTTTAGCATCCATCTCTGTGCTGTTTATTGATCAATTTATGCTGCAAACCTGCATCCACCATCCTCCCaaatgcagaacaaaaccaTTATCGCTCTGCATTACTGACAATTCTATGAACAAGCCTTGAATGTGTGTTTCCTCCTCTTGTTCtttttggaaaattttcatttccaaaaagCTCTGGTGCCCACAGATACTTTGCTGGCATTTGCAACCACTCTTCCCCTCCCAAAGGTGGGTGTACGCACTGCGTATCCGCCAGCGAGGCTCTGACGCTGGCCCAGacagacacaaacacagcagggaGACCTGGAAGGGCAGAGCCAGAGTGAGGAGCAGGGTTGAAGCATCACCTTTGCAGATCAAATCAGTTCCTGCATCCCactgcccttccctgggcacTCGGTGCTGCTCAGCCGTGGCCGAtgccacagctccaggctgctctcCGGGCCCACGGCCGGGTCTGTGCTCACCCCAGCCGATGATGATGAGGACCCACAAGTAGTTCTTGTTGGAGAGGAAGGCCATGAAGATCAGGCTGTGCAGGTAGAGACCTTCCACCAGGATCCAGTAGTGGTTGGTGGCCAGAAAATAGAGGAAGAGAGTCACCACCACCTTGCAGCCAacctgtgggcacagggagatgCCCATGTCAGGCTGGTCcccaaaagcaaaactttttgCTTTCTGGTCACCAAAACCCAGCTGTGCCCCGTGTTCCTCTTGCAGAGACCTACATCTTCCCTGGGATATTCCAGCATCTTCTTTCCCACAGGACAGGTATTGCCTGTACACAGGCCAAGGTACTCTGTCGCTCTCGTCTCTAGTGTGGCACCAggacagggaggagctgggtAGAGCCAAAGGTGGACCTTCATCCCCTtcccctgagcagcacagccctggacTGGGAGGATCCTGAGCACATCCCATTGCATCAGGGCTCCtaaattccccttttcccccatccACCACTTGCCAAGTGGCCCCGTTGTCCTGGCAAGGGACCCCTGAAATCCTCCTCCCGCATCCTGTCGGTGTCGCTGGGCACCGTGCCTGAGTAGAGCACCATGTCCTTCACGAAGATGCTGAGGGCCCGGCAGATGAAGGAGGTGAAGAGGTGGACGTGGATGTAGTTCCGTGTGCAGTGCAGGCGCCTGCGGAGAAGGGATGTCACACGAACCCAGCCCCGCTGCCCAGCCAACTCATCACACCTGGGCTGAGGGAATGGGGGGGTCCCAGAGGGAGCTCTGGGGTGTCAGCCTTCCCATGGACACAGAAAGCAGACCTAGGAGCAAGTGGCGTGTCCACACTGTCCAAGAGCG
Encoded here:
- the LOC116455968 gene encoding parathyroid hormone/parathyroid hormone-related peptide receptor-like, which gives rise to MEASGPVGGIMVTLFCCCLLSSAWALVDPDDVLTKEEQIYLLVEAKEKCQRDIKAQLEKIKDPSCPPEWDGIICWPRGSPSQEVSVPCPDYIYDFNHKGHAYRYCSAYGTWAMALSINKTWANYTECALLFSSESRSREKEVFDRLHLMYTVGYSISLASLIVAVCILSYFKRLHCTRNYIHVHLFTSFICRALSIFVKDMVLYSGTVPSDTDRMREEDFRGPLPGQRGHLVGCKVVVTLFLYFLATNHYWILVEGLYLHSLIFMAFLSNKNYLWVLIIIGWGLPAVFVSVWASVRASLADTQCWDLSAGNMKWIYQVPILAAVVVNFFLFLNIVRVLASKLWETTTGKLDPRQQYRKLLKSTLVLMPLFGVHYVVFMAMPYTEVSGLLWQIQMHYEMLFNSSQGFFVAFIYCFCNGEVQAEIKKAHFRRLLALDLGQQARPGSCCCAGPGSQAPQSCSTSLAGRGAGGTRGLLLPARPRPPGYIPSSGASDQLLPCPAQEMSQKPRGENTMDLTDPTQCHPKPDKELETVL